One Oncorhynchus clarkii lewisi isolate Uvic-CL-2024 chromosome 28, UVic_Ocla_1.0, whole genome shotgun sequence genomic region harbors:
- the LOC139386669 gene encoding transcriptional repressor p66 alpha-like isoform X5 produces the protein MSEEAVRQTRSQKRALGREISPHDSEAPPTQSDSKKLKLDGAETGAPDQDHESPNEPQPEPQPETTKDDQDLVKPLVKPVVQPEKATEPELPQLTLPLVLPSHLAKEQEQDRAPKQSEQSLENRTERNDCGDQVKVKSEMHLDGQNRTVRSEPKVASSMMTSTEVKATIKVEVQTGEQALDMSTSRGAIKREPCPPSPDDDDDDDVIVLSDNDSCSPPMNGLNHFKELDTVLLMKSRPEERDRIIKQLKEELRLEEAKLVLLKKLRQSQIQKDALQKPSGLSGSAAPPSLIRGSIAASKGSQQVVSGRSSGTVIPPPLVRGGQQISSKHGCHNSQIIMPPLVRGAQQIQSLRQQQQQQLSGSGSGSSGPPPLLLAPRANVPGSQAQRGLMQSGLIRVGNVNNASLLVNISQASPTNMKGSSISSQSGNSSVSVVNVNDSPAARQAAAKLALRKQLEKTLLEIPPPKPPAPELNFLPSAANNEFIYLVGLEDVVQNLLDSMMRAKTGLPPVKPAIKEPFTCIQCSTDFTCRWRQDKAKGGTILCADCMSSNQKKALKAEHTNRLKAAFVKALQQEQEIEQRILQQTASPVSHTPSSSSSSSSPSVKAEHLMSQQLKQVQAQARVSSLQHHHHHQQQNRGQSIARHHSNIKQSPQGQLSRGSIPSVGVRGVSHSFSSSSSQLQSAVAAAALVSRPGVTMAYVNPSLSVHKTSSTVDARQREYLLDMIPSRPISQTANTWK, from the exons ATGTCTGAGGAGGCTGTTCGTCAGACACGCAGCCAGAAGAGGGCGCTGGGGAGGGAAATCTCACCCCATGATTCTGAAGCACCTCCCACTCAGTCTGACAGCAAAAAGCTCAAACTAGACGGGGCCGAGACTGGAGCTCCGGACCAGGATCATGAGAGCCCAAatgaaccacaaccagaaccacaACCTGAAACAACGAAGGATGACCAGGACCTGGTTAAACCTCTGGTCAAGCCTGTGGTCCAGCCTGAGAAGGCAACGGAACCAGAACTACCCCAATTAACATTACCGTTAGTGTTACCATCGCACCTGGCAAAAGAGCAAGAGCAGGACCGGGCACCGAAACAGTCAGAACAGAGCTTAGAGAACCGGACTGAGCGGAATGACTGCGGCGACCAGGTAAAGGTGAAGAGTGAGATGCATCTAGATGGGCAGAACCGGACTGTGCGGTCAGAACCGAAGGTGGCCAGCAGCATGATGACGTCAACGGAGGTGAAGGCTACCATTAAAGTGGAGGTCCAGACAGGAGAGCAGGCTCTGGACATGAGCACCTCTAGAGG GGCCATAAAGAGGGAGCCGTGTCCCCCGTccccagatgatgatgatgatgatgatgtcattgtccTGTCAGATAACGATTCCTGCAGTCCGCCGATGAACGGTTTGAACCACTTCAAGGAGCTGGACACAGTCCTACTCATG AAGAGCAGGCCAGAGGAGAGGGATCGCATCATCAAACAGTTGAAGGAGGAGCTGAGGTTGGAGGAGGCCAAGCTGGTGCTGCTGAAGAAACTACGCCAGAGCCAGATACAGAAGGATGCGTTGCAGAAG CCCTCAGGATTGTCGGGTTCTGCGGCTCCTCCATCTCTGATCCGGGGATCCATCGCAGCCAGCAAAGGCTCCCAGCAG GTGGTGTCAGGTAGGAGTTCAGGCACAGTCATTCCACCTCCTCTGGTGAGGGGAGGGCAGCAGATCTCCTCCAAACATGGCTGCCACAACTCCCAGATCATCATGCCACCTCTGGTCAGAGGGGCACAG CAGATCCAGTCTCTccggcagcagcagcaacagcagctgtCAGGGTCTGGCTCAGGGAGCTCTGGCCCCCCTCCTCTGCTGCTGGCTCCCAGGGCCAACGTACCTGGCTCTCAGGCCCAGAGAGGCCTCATGCAGTCAGGCCTCATCAGGGTGGGCAACGTCAACAATGCCAGCCTGCTGGTTAACATCTCAcaa GCCTCTCCAACCAACATGAAGGGTTCTTCTATCTCTTCCCAGTCTGGAAACAGCAGTGTGTCAGTGGTCAACGTGAACGACTCTCCTGCCGCCCGTCAGGCTGCGGCTAAGCTAGCCCTGCGTAAGCAGCTGGAGAAGACCCTTCTGGAGATTCCTCCTCCCAAGCCTCCCGCCCCAGAGCTCAACTTCCTGCCCTCGGCAGCCAACAACGAGTTCATCTACCTAGTGGGCCTGGAGGACGTGGTGCAGAACCTGCTGGACTCCATGATGAGAG CTAAAACAGGGTTGCCCCCGGTCAAGCCTGCCATCAAAGAGCCCTTCACCTGCATCCAGTGTAGCACCGACTTTACTTGTCGCTGGAGGCAGGACAAGGCCAAGGGCGGGACCATACTCTGTGCTGACTGCATGTCCTCCAATCAGAAGAAAGCCCTAAAGGCTGAGCACACCAATAGGCTGAAGGCTGCGTTCGTCAAGGCCCTGCAGCAGGAGCAGGAGATAGAGCAGCGGATCCTCCAGCAGACCGCCTCCCCTGTCTctcacaccccctcctcctcttcctcctcctcctctccgtcGGTGAAGGCGGAGCATCTGATGTCCCAGCAGCTGAAGCAGGTTCAGGCCCAGGCTAGGGTCTCCTCTTTGcagcaccatcaccatcaccagcAGCAGAACAGAGGACAGAGCATTGCACGCCACCACTCCAACATCAAACAG aGCCCTCAGGGCCAGCTCTCCCGTGGCAGTATCCCATCGGTGGGGGTGAGGGGCGTGTcccactccttctcctcctcctcctctcagctgcaGAGCGCTGTGGCCGCTGCGGCCTTGGTCAGCCGGCCAG